In a single window of the Nitrospinaceae bacterium genome:
- the rpmB gene encoding 50S ribosomal protein L28, translating into MAPRGKTISIARRRCIVTGKAVVYGNAISHSRRHTRRRFEPNLHYKRFWVVEEKRWVRLLVSARGIKTIAKKGIFKVLVDLRRRGEKV; encoded by the coding sequence ATGGCCCCCCGTGGAAAAACTATTTCTATTGCCAGACGCCGTTGCATCGTCACGGGCAAGGCCGTTGTATACGGCAATGCGATTAGTCACTCACGTCGTCACACCCGCCGCCGCTTTGAGCCCAACCTGCATTACAAGCGCTTCTGGGTTGTCGAGGAAAAACGCTGGGTTCGTCTCCTCGTCTCGGCTCGGGGCATCAAGACCATCGCCAAGAAAGGTATTTTTAAGGTGTTGGTTGATCTGC
- the rpmG gene encoding 50S ribosomal protein L33, whose translation MRDKILLECTDCKKMRYPTTKNKRNTPDRLQFKKFCRFCRKHVLFQETK comes from the coding sequence ATGAGAGACAAGATTCTACTCGAGTGCACTGACTGTAAAAAGATGCGCTACCCCACCACCAAGAATAAGCGCAACACGCCTGATCGGCTTCAGTTTAAGAAGTTTTGCCGTTTCTGCCGCAAGCATGTGTTGTTCCAGGAGACGAAATAA
- a CDS encoding ornithine cyclodeaminase family protein yields MLYLGEDEIKSLIGMPDVLDLVDDAFKAQGEGEAPNQPRRRLHMPKGALQVMYGGLPGVGYFGMKAYTTFPGIGVRFIVLLWDSNTAELVALMEANILGQLRTGAASGVGARYMARKDAKVAGLFGSGSQARTQLEALCCAIPLEQVKVFSRSAEKREKFVAAMKDKVSAELVPVESATEAVKGSAIVCTMTTAREPVFDGGDLEPGTTVIPAGSNRVTNREVDDETFRRAARGRIATDDIDGAKIESGDLVRAVAAGAVTWGQVVEIGQIASGKMPGRASADEINMFLSQGVGIEDVAIGAELYKRAKAQGVGQDLPIEGTFKKRT; encoded by the coding sequence GTGCTTTATCTAGGTGAGGATGAAATCAAGTCTTTAATTGGGATGCCTGATGTGCTCGATCTGGTGGACGATGCCTTTAAGGCGCAGGGCGAGGGCGAGGCGCCGAACCAGCCGAGGCGGCGGCTGCACATGCCCAAGGGGGCGCTTCAGGTGATGTACGGGGGGCTTCCCGGCGTGGGCTATTTTGGGATGAAAGCCTATACGACGTTTCCGGGCATCGGGGTGCGCTTTATTGTTTTGCTCTGGGACTCGAACACGGCAGAACTTGTGGCGCTGATGGAGGCGAATATTCTGGGCCAGCTTCGCACCGGCGCGGCGAGCGGGGTGGGCGCGCGCTACATGGCACGGAAGGACGCAAAAGTGGCCGGGCTATTCGGCTCGGGTTCCCAGGCGAGGACCCAGCTAGAGGCCCTTTGCTGCGCGATACCACTTGAACAGGTGAAAGTTTTTAGCCGGAGCGCGGAGAAGCGGGAAAAATTTGTTGCCGCGATGAAAGATAAAGTTTCCGCCGAGCTTGTGCCGGTAGAGAGCGCGACCGAGGCAGTGAAAGGCTCTGCAATTGTATGCACGATGACGACGGCAAGAGAGCCCGTGTTTGACGGAGGGGATTTGGAGCCGGGCACCACGGTTATCCCTGCGGGCTCGAACCGCGTGACGAACCGCGAGGTGGACGATGAGACTTTCCGCCGGGCGGCGCGCGGTCGTATTGCCACCGATGACATCGATGGCGCGAAGATTGAGAGCGGCGATTTGGTGCGCGCTGTTGCGGCTGGGGCCGTCACCTGGGGGCAGGTGGTTGAGATTGGCCAGATAGCCTCAGGGAAAATGCCGGGGCGCGCTTCGGCGGATGAGATCAATATGTTCCTCAGCCAGGGCGTTGGAATTGAGGATGTTGCCATTGGCGCTGAGCTCTATAAGCGGGCCAAGGCGCAGGGCGTGGGCCAGGATCTGCCCATCGAGGGAACTTTCAAGAAGAGGACTTGA